A part of Vespula pensylvanica isolate Volc-1 chromosome 20, ASM1446617v1, whole genome shotgun sequence genomic DNA contains:
- the LOC122636073 gene encoding cytoplasmic aconitate hydratase-like isoform X1, with amino-acid sequence MDDVTEATTVMADKNPYKQLLKTLENNSTYRYYDVTQLGEKYDRLPFSIRVLLESCVRNCDGFQVKKSDVEKLIDWEINQTIPEGVEISFKPSRVILQDFTGVPAVVDFAAMRDAVKRLDGNPDKINPICPSDLVIDHSIQVDFTRSPDALKKNEDMEFERNKERFTFLKWGAKAFENMLIVPPGSGIVHQVNLEYLARVVFDSNSLLYPDSVVGTDSHTTMINGLGVLGWGVGGIEAEAVMLGQAMSMLIPKVVGYKLEGVLNQYATSTDLVLTITKNLRQVGVVGKFVEFFGSGVSQLSIADRATISNMCPEYGATVGYFAVDKESLAYLRQTNRSEEHIAKIEKYLSAVHMLRDYDDKKQDPIFSEVIYLDLNTVVSCVSGPKRPHDRVSVRDMKTDFKSCLSNKIGFKGYGLSKEKLDHVGMFEYEGKDYKLRHGSVVIAAITSCTNTSNPSVMLGAGLLAKKAVEVGLTVAPYIKTSLSPGSGVVIYYLQESGVIPYLSKLGFDNVGYGCMTCIGNSGPLPEVIVNTIEKNELVCCGVLSGNRNFEGRIHPHTRANYLASPLLVIAYAIAGTVDIDFEKEPLGYKKDGTAIFLQDIWPTRKEIQSVEQKYVIPAMFKEVYEKIEKGSSSWANLVAPDGKLYPWDINSTYIQKPPYFDKLEKEIPKIESITNARVLLNLGDSVTTDHISPAGSIARNSPAARYLSSRGLTPKEFNSYGSRRGNDSVMMRGTFANIRLVNKFIGKPGPRTIYIPTNEEMDIFDAAEKYRKDKTPLICLVGKEYGSGSSRDWAAKGPYLLGIRAVIAESYERIHRSNLVGMGIIPLQYLPGQTAESLGLTGLEKFNIILPNDCQPGQNITVTTDQGKQFEVIVRFDTEVDLTYYRHGGILNYMIRTML; translated from the exons ATGGACGACGTGACTGAAGCAACGACGGTCATGGCTG ATAAAAATCCTTACAAGCAGTTGTTGAAGAccttagaaaataattcaacttACCGTTATTATGATGTTACTCAACTAGGAGAAAAATAtg atcgTCTACCATTCTCAATAAGAGTTTTATTAGAGAGTTGTGTAAGAAATTGCGATGGATTTCAAGTGAAAAAAAGTGATGTTGAAAAACTTATTGATTGGGAGATTAATCAAACGATTCCCGAAGGAgttgaaatatcatttaagCCATCTAGAGTAATTTTACAA GATTTTACTGGAGTTCCAGCAGTTGTAGATTTTGCTGCTATGAGAGATGCTGTTAAAAGATTAGATGGTAATcctgataaaataaatcctaTTTGTCCTTCAGATCTTGTGATTGATCACTCTATACAAGTTGATTTTACTAGaag TCCAGatgcattgaaaaaaaatgaagacaTGGAATTTGAAAGGAACAAGGaacgttttacatttttaaaatgggGAGCTAAAGCATttgaaaatatgttaattGTACCACCAGGAAGTGGTATTGTGCATCAAGTGAATTTAGAATATTTAGCCAGGGTAGTATTTGATAGCAATAGTCTTCTTTATCCTGATAGTGTGGTTGGAACAGATTCACATACGACTATGATTAATGGTCTTGGTGTCCTTGGATGGGGTGTTGGAGGTATAGAAGCAGAAGCTGTTATGCTAGGTCAAGCAATGTCCATGTTAATACCCAAAGTTGTTGGTTACAAGTTAGAAGGTGTTTTAAATCAATATGCAACTTCAACAGATTTGGTACTTACTATTACAAAG AATCTTCGCCAAGTAGGTGTTGTTGgaaaatttgtagaattttTTGGCTCTGGTGTATCACAATTGAGTATAGCGGATCGTGCGACAATCTCTAATATGTGTCCTGAGTATGGAGCCACAGTTGGATATTTCGCAGTGGATAAAGAGAGTTTAGCATATCTTAGACAAACTA atCGTTCAGAAGAACATATTGCGAAAATTGAGAAGTATCTGAGCGCTGTACATATGTTAAGAGATTACGACGACAAGAAGCAAGATCCTATATTTTCTGAAGTTATTTACTTGGACTTAAATACTGTAGTATCCTGTGTCAGTGGCCCAAAAAGACCTCACGATCGAGTTTCTGTACGTGACATGAAGACAGATTTTAAAAGCTGTCTTTCCAATAAG ataGGATTCAAAGGATACGGTTTAAGTAAGGAAAAATTGGATCATGTCGGTATGTTCGAGTACGAAGGAAAAGATTATAAGTTAAGACACGGATCGGTGGTTATTGCAGCAATCACCAGTTGTACGAATACTAGTAATCCCAGTGTTATGCTCGGAGCag GTCTTTTGGCTAAAAAAGCTGTTGAAGTTGGATTAACGGTAGCGccatatataaaaacatctTTATCGCCTGGTTCTGGTGTGGTCATATATTATCTTCAAGAAAGTGGTGTTATTccatatttatcaaaattggGCTTTGATAACGTCGGTTATGGATGTATGACTTGTATTGGTAATAGTGGTCCACTTCCAGAAGTTATAGTAAATACTATAGAAAAG AACGAACTGGTGTGCTGCGGCGTGTTGTCTGGAAATCGAAATTTCGAAGGCAGAATTCATCCACATACACGAGCAAATTATTTGGCATCGCCTCTTCTGGTTATCGCATACGCTATCGCTGGCACTGTCGATatagattttgaaaaagaacCTTTGG GATATAAGAAAGACGGAACAGCTATATTTCTCCAAGATATATGGCCTACAAGAAAGGAGATACAAAGCGTCGAACAAAAATACGTTATACCGGCTATGTTTAAAGaagtatatgaaaaaattgaaaaaggtAGCAGCAGTTGGGCAAACTTGGTAGCTCCTGATGGTAAATTATATCCTTGGGATATTAATTCCACATATATTCAAAAACCACCATATTTTGATAAGCTCGAGAAG gAGATTCCTAAAATAGAATCTATTACTAACGCACGCGTACTCTTGAATCTCGGAGATTCTGTAACGACTGATCACATTAGTCCTGCTGGTAGCATTGCACGTAATTCTCCAGCAGCGCGATATCTTTCGAGTCGTGG ATTAACAccaaaagaatttaattcttATGGCTCGCGTAGAGGAAACGATTCTGTTATGATGCGAGGAACCTTTGCAAATATACGTTtggttaataaatttattggtAAACCTGGACCACGAACAATTTATATTCCAACTAACGAAGAg ATGGATATATTTGATGCCGCAGAAAAGTacagaaaagataaaactcCTTTAATATGTTTAGTTGGTAAAGAATATGGTTCTGGATCTTCTAGAGATTGGGCTGCAAAGGGACCATACCTTCTTGGGATACGAGCGGTAATAGCTGAATCTTATGAAAGAATTCATAG GTCTAATCTGGTAGGAATGGGCATTATACCGCTACAATATCTTCCAGGTCAAACTGCAGAATCGTTAGGATTAACTGGTCTAGAAAAATTTAACATCATTCTTCCTAACGATTGTCAACCTGGTCAAAATATTACAGTAACAACTGATCAAGGAAAACAATTCGAAGTTATTGTACGTTTTGATACAGAAGTCGACTTAACTTATTATCGACATGGAGGTATTCTTAATTATATGATCAGAACAATGCTCTGA
- the LOC122636073 gene encoding cytoplasmic aconitate hydratase-like isoform X2 — MSMLDKNPYKQLLKTLENNSTYRYYDVTQLGEKYDRLPFSIRVLLESCVRNCDGFQVKKSDVEKLIDWEINQTIPEGVEISFKPSRVILQDFTGVPAVVDFAAMRDAVKRLDGNPDKINPICPSDLVIDHSIQVDFTRSPDALKKNEDMEFERNKERFTFLKWGAKAFENMLIVPPGSGIVHQVNLEYLARVVFDSNSLLYPDSVVGTDSHTTMINGLGVLGWGVGGIEAEAVMLGQAMSMLIPKVVGYKLEGVLNQYATSTDLVLTITKNLRQVGVVGKFVEFFGSGVSQLSIADRATISNMCPEYGATVGYFAVDKESLAYLRQTNRSEEHIAKIEKYLSAVHMLRDYDDKKQDPIFSEVIYLDLNTVVSCVSGPKRPHDRVSVRDMKTDFKSCLSNKIGFKGYGLSKEKLDHVGMFEYEGKDYKLRHGSVVIAAITSCTNTSNPSVMLGAGLLAKKAVEVGLTVAPYIKTSLSPGSGVVIYYLQESGVIPYLSKLGFDNVGYGCMTCIGNSGPLPEVIVNTIEKNELVCCGVLSGNRNFEGRIHPHTRANYLASPLLVIAYAIAGTVDIDFEKEPLGYKKDGTAIFLQDIWPTRKEIQSVEQKYVIPAMFKEVYEKIEKGSSSWANLVAPDGKLYPWDINSTYIQKPPYFDKLEKEIPKIESITNARVLLNLGDSVTTDHISPAGSIARNSPAARYLSSRGLTPKEFNSYGSRRGNDSVMMRGTFANIRLVNKFIGKPGPRTIYIPTNEEMDIFDAAEKYRKDKTPLICLVGKEYGSGSSRDWAAKGPYLLGIRAVIAESYERIHRSNLVGMGIIPLQYLPGQTAESLGLTGLEKFNIILPNDCQPGQNITVTTDQGKQFEVIVRFDTEVDLTYYRHGGILNYMIRTML; from the exons ATGAGCATGCTCG ATAAAAATCCTTACAAGCAGTTGTTGAAGAccttagaaaataattcaacttACCGTTATTATGATGTTACTCAACTAGGAGAAAAATAtg atcgTCTACCATTCTCAATAAGAGTTTTATTAGAGAGTTGTGTAAGAAATTGCGATGGATTTCAAGTGAAAAAAAGTGATGTTGAAAAACTTATTGATTGGGAGATTAATCAAACGATTCCCGAAGGAgttgaaatatcatttaagCCATCTAGAGTAATTTTACAA GATTTTACTGGAGTTCCAGCAGTTGTAGATTTTGCTGCTATGAGAGATGCTGTTAAAAGATTAGATGGTAATcctgataaaataaatcctaTTTGTCCTTCAGATCTTGTGATTGATCACTCTATACAAGTTGATTTTACTAGaag TCCAGatgcattgaaaaaaaatgaagacaTGGAATTTGAAAGGAACAAGGaacgttttacatttttaaaatgggGAGCTAAAGCATttgaaaatatgttaattGTACCACCAGGAAGTGGTATTGTGCATCAAGTGAATTTAGAATATTTAGCCAGGGTAGTATTTGATAGCAATAGTCTTCTTTATCCTGATAGTGTGGTTGGAACAGATTCACATACGACTATGATTAATGGTCTTGGTGTCCTTGGATGGGGTGTTGGAGGTATAGAAGCAGAAGCTGTTATGCTAGGTCAAGCAATGTCCATGTTAATACCCAAAGTTGTTGGTTACAAGTTAGAAGGTGTTTTAAATCAATATGCAACTTCAACAGATTTGGTACTTACTATTACAAAG AATCTTCGCCAAGTAGGTGTTGTTGgaaaatttgtagaattttTTGGCTCTGGTGTATCACAATTGAGTATAGCGGATCGTGCGACAATCTCTAATATGTGTCCTGAGTATGGAGCCACAGTTGGATATTTCGCAGTGGATAAAGAGAGTTTAGCATATCTTAGACAAACTA atCGTTCAGAAGAACATATTGCGAAAATTGAGAAGTATCTGAGCGCTGTACATATGTTAAGAGATTACGACGACAAGAAGCAAGATCCTATATTTTCTGAAGTTATTTACTTGGACTTAAATACTGTAGTATCCTGTGTCAGTGGCCCAAAAAGACCTCACGATCGAGTTTCTGTACGTGACATGAAGACAGATTTTAAAAGCTGTCTTTCCAATAAG ataGGATTCAAAGGATACGGTTTAAGTAAGGAAAAATTGGATCATGTCGGTATGTTCGAGTACGAAGGAAAAGATTATAAGTTAAGACACGGATCGGTGGTTATTGCAGCAATCACCAGTTGTACGAATACTAGTAATCCCAGTGTTATGCTCGGAGCag GTCTTTTGGCTAAAAAAGCTGTTGAAGTTGGATTAACGGTAGCGccatatataaaaacatctTTATCGCCTGGTTCTGGTGTGGTCATATATTATCTTCAAGAAAGTGGTGTTATTccatatttatcaaaattggGCTTTGATAACGTCGGTTATGGATGTATGACTTGTATTGGTAATAGTGGTCCACTTCCAGAAGTTATAGTAAATACTATAGAAAAG AACGAACTGGTGTGCTGCGGCGTGTTGTCTGGAAATCGAAATTTCGAAGGCAGAATTCATCCACATACACGAGCAAATTATTTGGCATCGCCTCTTCTGGTTATCGCATACGCTATCGCTGGCACTGTCGATatagattttgaaaaagaacCTTTGG GATATAAGAAAGACGGAACAGCTATATTTCTCCAAGATATATGGCCTACAAGAAAGGAGATACAAAGCGTCGAACAAAAATACGTTATACCGGCTATGTTTAAAGaagtatatgaaaaaattgaaaaaggtAGCAGCAGTTGGGCAAACTTGGTAGCTCCTGATGGTAAATTATATCCTTGGGATATTAATTCCACATATATTCAAAAACCACCATATTTTGATAAGCTCGAGAAG gAGATTCCTAAAATAGAATCTATTACTAACGCACGCGTACTCTTGAATCTCGGAGATTCTGTAACGACTGATCACATTAGTCCTGCTGGTAGCATTGCACGTAATTCTCCAGCAGCGCGATATCTTTCGAGTCGTGG ATTAACAccaaaagaatttaattcttATGGCTCGCGTAGAGGAAACGATTCTGTTATGATGCGAGGAACCTTTGCAAATATACGTTtggttaataaatttattggtAAACCTGGACCACGAACAATTTATATTCCAACTAACGAAGAg ATGGATATATTTGATGCCGCAGAAAAGTacagaaaagataaaactcCTTTAATATGTTTAGTTGGTAAAGAATATGGTTCTGGATCTTCTAGAGATTGGGCTGCAAAGGGACCATACCTTCTTGGGATACGAGCGGTAATAGCTGAATCTTATGAAAGAATTCATAG GTCTAATCTGGTAGGAATGGGCATTATACCGCTACAATATCTTCCAGGTCAAACTGCAGAATCGTTAGGATTAACTGGTCTAGAAAAATTTAACATCATTCTTCCTAACGATTGTCAACCTGGTCAAAATATTACAGTAACAACTGATCAAGGAAAACAATTCGAAGTTATTGTACGTTTTGATACAGAAGTCGACTTAACTTATTATCGACATGGAGGTATTCTTAATTATATGATCAGAACAATGCTCTGA